The following are from one region of the Vanessa atalanta chromosome 5, ilVanAtal1.2, whole genome shotgun sequence genome:
- the LOC125064057 gene encoding cuticle protein 19-like isoform X2, translated as MRGLQICLLLALCAVVKTGYIGYANYGGYKSYPGYVVHGYSGYNGGNHGEYYAYPKYAFDYSVNDPHTGDHKTQWESRDGDVVKGAYSLAEPDGTTRIVEYTADKHNGFNAVVKRIGHAHHPQIYGKHYNRPGYYGYH; from the exons ATGCGTGGACTCCAA atttgtttattattggCATTGTGCGCTGTGGTCAAAACAGGGTACATAGGGTACGCAAACTATGGTGGTTACAAGAGTTATCCAGGATACGTCGTTCATGGATACAGTGGCTACAACGGCGGTAATCACGGAGAATATTAC GCGTACCCTAAATATGCCTTCGATTATTCTGTAAATGATCCCCACACTGGTGACCACAAAACACAGTGGGAATCCCGTGATGGGGATGTAGTTAAAG GTGCCTACTCTCTTGCCGAGCCTGATGGCACAACTCGTATAGTGGAGTATACAGCTGACAAACACAATGGTTTCAATGCGGTTGTCAAGCGAATTGGACATGCTCACCACCCTCAAATATACGGAAAACACTATAATAGACCCGGTTATTATGGATACCATTAG
- the LOC125064057 gene encoding cuticle protein 19-like isoform X1 — protein MKCKYNISLQICLLLALCAVVKTGYIGYANYGGYKSYPGYVVHGYSGYNGGNHGEYYAYPKYAFDYSVNDPHTGDHKTQWESRDGDVVKGAYSLAEPDGTTRIVEYTADKHNGFNAVVKRIGHAHHPQIYGKHYNRPGYYGYH, from the exons ATGAAGtgtaagtataatatttctttgcagatttgtttattattggCATTGTGCGCTGTGGTCAAAACAGGGTACATAGGGTACGCAAACTATGGTGGTTACAAGAGTTATCCAGGATACGTCGTTCATGGATACAGTGGCTACAACGGCGGTAATCACGGAGAATATTAC GCGTACCCTAAATATGCCTTCGATTATTCTGTAAATGATCCCCACACTGGTGACCACAAAACACAGTGGGAATCCCGTGATGGGGATGTAGTTAAAG GTGCCTACTCTCTTGCCGAGCCTGATGGCACAACTCGTATAGTGGAGTATACAGCTGACAAACACAATGGTTTCAATGCGGTTGTCAAGCGAATTGGACATGCTCACCACCCTCAAATATACGGAAAACACTATAATAGACCCGGTTATTATGGATACCATTAG